In Dyadobacter sp. NIV53, a single window of DNA contains:
- a CDS encoding ribonuclease domain-containing protein, whose translation MSFTRFIQNSLFFILLIRISGCQAATDSQQKTTSYSKPKTEQTVSGFSKKKENKKYSKQKTSQVIPAKVYTVLEYVRKYNRAPDGFSGGRKFGNYERRLPLKDSNSKPMKYLEWDVNPKIKGKNRGTERLITSETKQAWYTKDHYNTFVEVK comes from the coding sequence ATGTCTTTTACACGGTTTATTCAGAATTCCCTTTTTTTTATCTTACTTATCCGGATTTCCGGATGCCAGGCTGCGACTGATTCCCAGCAAAAAACTACTTCCTATTCCAAACCAAAAACGGAACAAACCGTTTCAGGTTTTTCTAAGAAAAAGGAAAATAAGAAGTATTCCAAACAAAAAACCAGTCAAGTTATTCCTGCAAAAGTCTATACCGTTTTGGAGTATGTACGGAAATACAACCGCGCTCCGGATGGATTTTCAGGCGGCAGGAAATTTGGCAATTATGAAAGACGCCTGCCTCTAAAAGATTCTAACTCCAAACCGATGAAATACCTGGAATGGGATGTAAATCCGAAAATAAAAGGAAAAAACAGAGGTACCGAACGGTTGATTACCAGTGAAACAAAACAAGCCTGGTATACAAAAGATCATTATAATACCTTTGTGGAGGTTAAATAA
- a CDS encoding outer membrane beta-barrel protein produces MMDPSEINNFENQWKKAFDEASETPPPSVWKGIEARLDHDENDRIIPLWWRNPKIWYAAASIAALLLVGGGIWYNNRLDDRNLNLAQNRFQTETRPGKAPANDSEKVVAQENEAGKKVDEEVLEETLIASSPNKSELNKSENGKTRSTVVGNENVTEKADKEFANSTKSGNVNSGKTKANSAKEPQYAINKIQKNQQVSDKNDAVDKVSSGLPADVVSDKIATVAIQPDLKEKTVVTESKPVLAELLTPLPYSDLEVFMQKRYVFFKPESIKEEKLSEPKKSGEYWAGISMMPASFNPDVKIKSAPTAFASQLNSRQKSLTGTNEAGTSYALQTQGGVRLSKHWSMEMGVSYLKGNAKYEGGGYVLSAYANTSSNVLQSALNGLSANPSADKSGDYLNNGALYIDVNKKVSNDYQYLQLPLQAGFTLNPDKKLSYSVLGGMMANFFLSNELESASGEIITTKASDDVYRSMNWAATTGLRFNYKLSTKWKASLTGSYQKAISSGFKANQSLESHPYLYGVSWGVRYSF; encoded by the coding sequence ATGATGGATCCGTCCGAAATAAACAACTTTGAAAATCAGTGGAAAAAGGCTTTTGACGAAGCTTCTGAAACCCCTCCGCCTTCTGTGTGGAAAGGGATAGAAGCACGCCTTGACCATGATGAAAATGACCGGATTATTCCGCTATGGTGGCGAAATCCGAAGATATGGTATGCTGCTGCGTCAATTGCCGCTTTACTTTTAGTTGGAGGTGGGATCTGGTACAATAACCGTCTGGATGATAGAAATTTAAATTTGGCACAAAACCGGTTTCAAACTGAAACCAGGCCGGGTAAAGCACCTGCAAATGATTCAGAAAAAGTAGTTGCACAGGAAAATGAGGCAGGAAAGAAAGTTGATGAAGAAGTTTTGGAAGAAACATTGATTGCCAGCAGCCCGAATAAATCGGAACTAAATAAAAGCGAAAATGGTAAGACCCGGAGTACAGTTGTTGGAAACGAGAATGTTACTGAAAAAGCCGATAAGGAATTTGCTAACAGCACGAAATCAGGAAATGTAAATTCTGGTAAAACGAAGGCTAATTCAGCTAAAGAACCCCAATACGCTATAAACAAAATACAGAAAAACCAACAGGTATCAGACAAAAACGATGCTGTTGATAAAGTGTCGTCCGGATTACCAGCAGATGTCGTTTCAGATAAAATTGCGACTGTTGCCATTCAGCCGGATTTAAAAGAAAAAACAGTTGTTACAGAAAGCAAACCGGTTTTGGCCGAGTTACTGACACCGCTTCCGTACAGCGACCTGGAAGTTTTTATGCAAAAACGTTACGTATTCTTTAAGCCTGAATCGATTAAAGAAGAAAAGCTTTCAGAACCTAAAAAATCCGGGGAATACTGGGCAGGGATCAGCATGATGCCGGCATCATTTAATCCGGATGTAAAAATAAAATCGGCACCGACCGCATTTGCCAGCCAGCTGAATTCCAGACAAAAATCTCTGACTGGAACCAACGAAGCAGGTACATCTTATGCATTGCAAACACAGGGCGGGGTACGCTTGTCCAAACATTGGTCTATGGAAATGGGTGTAAGCTATCTGAAAGGAAATGCCAAATACGAAGGTGGAGGATACGTGTTAAGTGCTTATGCCAACACCAGTTCTAATGTTTTACAAAGTGCGCTAAACGGATTGTCGGCCAATCCAAGTGCCGATAAAAGTGGTGATTACTTAAACAACGGAGCGCTTTATATTGATGTAAATAAAAAAGTAAGCAACGATTACCAATACCTGCAATTACCATTACAGGCCGGCTTTACTTTAAATCCCGACAAAAAACTGAGCTATTCGGTATTAGGCGGGATGATGGCGAATTTCTTTTTGAGCAACGAACTTGAATCTGCTTCGGGAGAAATTATTACTACGAAAGCAAGTGATGATGTATACCGTAGTATGAACTGGGCAGCTACCACTGGTTTACGTTTTAATTACAAACTATCCACCAAATGGAAAGCCAGCCTGACCGGATCGTATCAAAAAGCTATTTCGTCAGGATTTAAAGCGAATCAAAGCCTTGAATCACATCCCTATTTGTATGGTGTTTCCTGGGGTGTACGTTATTCTTTTTAA
- the mfd gene encoding transcription-repair coupling factor yields MEVKELLTLYGGDSYLDLFVSQITSKSPEAAHVQIKGLVGSLDAVLTAAIQQKKKAPSLYILSDREEAAYFQNDLQSLLGKTDVLFYPTSYKRPYQYEEVDNANVLMRGEILNKLNTGKPGPFQIVTYPEALFEKVINKRSLKDNTFPVKVGEKLDPSFLTEFLNSYGFEMTDFVFEAGQFSVRGGIIDVFSFANEHPFRIELFGDEVETIRSFDPDTQLSIETARQINVVPDIQQRLINETRESFFNFLPDETVLWFKDAELTLEVIEKCFEKAERALAEVTGGGIQIVSNPQDLYETRRGFLNLVKKFKTVEFGKKFYFKTENRLPYASKPQPSFNKDFKRLLDDLQENQSKGFTNIIAAEQPKQLDRLERIFEDLDPFVKFQSMHISLKEGFVDENLKIVCYTDHQIFDRFHKYRLKEKFSKSKAITLKELKSLHVGDFVTHVDYGIGRFAGLEKKDVNGKEQEAIRLIYRDNDLLYVSVHNLHKIAKYTGKEGTPPAMSKLGSGDWEAKKSKVKKQLKDIAHELIALYAKRRQAPGFPFSPDNYMQAELESSFIYEDTPDQATATSDVKDDMEKAHPMDRLVCGDVGFGKTEIAIRAAFKAVCDSKQVAVLVPTTILAMQHFKTFSERLADFPVKVGYINRFKSTKEIKETLKQTEEGKVDILIGTHRILNKDVHFKDLGLLVVDEEQKFGVKAKDRLKEMRVNVDVLTLTATPIPRTLHFSLMGARDLSVIATPPPNRQPVTTEVHTFSEEFIRDAISFEVQRGGQVFFVHNRVNDIESIANIIMRLVPDVRIGVAHGQMDGDKLEKVMVAFINGEYDILVSTNIIESGIDIANANTIIINTAHMFGLSDLHQMRGRVGRSNRKAFCYLLTASATTLASDSRKRLQTLEEFSELGDGFKVAMRDLDIRGAGNLLGAEQSGFVNDLGYELYHKMLDEAVQELKNNEFKDLFATSMGLPSKLLPDCQIETDFATLIPDDYVKNISERLSLYTRLDNISTEEELTKFEKEVIDRFGPMPSVVQDLLKAVRLRWEAERLYFEKLTLKSNTLKGYFVTSQNDAFFQSSKFGQVIDYVKKHPKQSSLKDQKGKLILICEDVKSIDQARNILIEMTQ; encoded by the coding sequence TTGGAAGTTAAAGAATTATTGACGCTATATGGAGGAGACAGTTACCTCGATCTCTTCGTTTCACAAATCACATCAAAAAGTCCGGAAGCAGCGCATGTTCAGATCAAGGGGCTTGTAGGAAGCCTTGATGCTGTGCTGACCGCAGCAATTCAGCAGAAGAAAAAAGCTCCGTCGTTATATATTCTGAGCGACCGGGAAGAAGCTGCGTATTTTCAAAATGACCTTCAGAGTTTGCTTGGAAAAACCGATGTACTTTTTTACCCTACTTCATATAAAAGGCCATATCAATATGAAGAAGTGGATAATGCCAATGTGCTCATGCGGGGTGAAATCCTTAACAAACTGAATACAGGCAAACCAGGACCTTTCCAGATCGTTACTTATCCGGAGGCTTTATTTGAAAAAGTAATTAATAAACGTTCCCTGAAAGACAACACTTTTCCCGTAAAAGTGGGCGAAAAACTGGATCCTTCGTTTCTGACCGAGTTTTTGAATAGTTATGGTTTTGAAATGACTGATTTCGTTTTTGAAGCCGGCCAGTTTTCAGTACGTGGCGGGATTATTGATGTGTTTTCTTTTGCTAACGAGCATCCCTTCCGTATTGAGCTTTTTGGCGATGAAGTGGAAACAATCCGTTCGTTTGATCCTGATACACAGCTTTCTATTGAAACGGCGCGGCAAATCAATGTTGTTCCGGATATACAACAAAGGCTGATTAATGAGACAAGGGAATCTTTTTTTAATTTTCTTCCTGATGAAACCGTGCTCTGGTTCAAAGATGCCGAACTGACACTTGAAGTGATTGAAAAATGTTTTGAAAAAGCCGAAAGGGCACTCGCAGAAGTAACAGGCGGCGGCATTCAGATCGTTTCCAACCCACAGGACCTGTATGAAACAAGGCGCGGATTTTTAAACCTGGTCAAAAAATTCAAGACAGTGGAGTTTGGGAAAAAGTTTTATTTCAAAACCGAGAACAGATTACCCTACGCTTCTAAACCCCAGCCTTCGTTCAATAAAGATTTTAAAAGGCTGCTCGATGATTTACAGGAAAACCAGTCAAAAGGTTTTACTAATATCATCGCCGCAGAACAACCCAAACAACTGGATAGGCTGGAAAGGATTTTTGAGGACCTTGATCCGTTTGTAAAATTCCAATCCATGCACATCTCTTTGAAAGAGGGATTTGTGGATGAAAACCTGAAAATTGTCTGTTACACCGACCATCAGATCTTTGACCGTTTCCATAAATACAGGCTCAAAGAAAAATTCAGCAAGTCGAAGGCAATCACTTTAAAAGAGCTGAAATCCCTGCATGTCGGTGATTTTGTCACACATGTTGATTATGGTATAGGCCGGTTTGCCGGTCTGGAGAAAAAAGACGTGAACGGAAAGGAACAGGAAGCAATCCGTTTGATTTACAGAGATAATGATTTGCTGTATGTAAGTGTACATAACCTGCATAAAATAGCCAAATATACGGGTAAAGAAGGAACACCGCCTGCGATGAGCAAATTGGGTTCCGGCGACTGGGAAGCCAAGAAATCGAAGGTTAAGAAGCAGCTCAAAGACATTGCGCACGAACTTATCGCGCTTTATGCCAAACGCCGACAGGCTCCCGGTTTTCCTTTTTCTCCCGACAATTATATGCAGGCTGAGCTGGAATCCTCTTTTATTTATGAAGATACGCCCGACCAGGCAACAGCTACTTCAGATGTAAAAGATGATATGGAAAAAGCGCATCCGATGGACAGGCTGGTATGTGGTGATGTGGGTTTTGGAAAGACCGAAATTGCCATCAGGGCCGCATTTAAAGCCGTATGTGACAGCAAGCAAGTCGCAGTATTGGTTCCGACTACGATTCTTGCCATGCAGCATTTCAAAACTTTCAGTGAAAGGCTGGCTGATTTTCCGGTAAAAGTGGGTTATATCAACCGGTTTAAATCCACAAAAGAAATAAAGGAAACACTTAAACAAACAGAAGAAGGGAAAGTCGATATCCTGATCGGAACACACCGGATTTTAAATAAGGATGTTCATTTCAAAGATCTTGGCCTTTTAGTTGTGGATGAAGAACAGAAATTTGGAGTTAAAGCCAAAGATCGTTTAAAAGAAATGCGCGTAAATGTGGATGTACTGACATTAACCGCCACGCCAATTCCGCGTACGCTTCATTTCTCCTTGATGGGCGCCCGGGATCTTTCTGTAATTGCCACTCCGCCGCCAAACCGCCAGCCGGTTACAACGGAAGTACATACTTTCAGTGAAGAATTTATCCGTGATGCCATTAGCTTTGAAGTTCAGCGTGGCGGACAGGTTTTCTTTGTACACAACAGGGTGAATGATATTGAATCAATCGCCAATATTATCATGCGCCTCGTTCCGGATGTGAGAATTGGTGTAGCACACGGACAAATGGATGGCGACAAGCTTGAAAAAGTTATGGTTGCTTTTATCAATGGTGAATATGATATTCTGGTTTCGACCAATATTATTGAATCGGGAATTGATATTGCCAATGCGAATACGATTATTATTAATACGGCACATATGTTCGGGCTGTCTGACCTGCATCAGATGCGTGGCCGTGTTGGACGGTCCAACCGGAAAGCATTTTGTTATTTGCTGACTGCATCTGCTACAACACTGGCGAGTGATTCGCGGAAACGTTTGCAGACACTGGAAGAATTTTCGGAATTGGGTGATGGTTTTAAAGTTGCCATGCGGGATCTGGATATTCGTGGCGCAGGAAACTTGCTTGGTGCAGAACAAAGTGGTTTTGTGAACGATCTGGGTTACGAATTGTATCATAAAATGCTTGATGAAGCGGTTCAGGAATTAAAAAATAATGAGTTCAAAGATTTATTTGCAACGTCTATGGGACTTCCCTCAAAGCTGCTTCCTGACTGCCAGATAGAGACAGATTTTGCAACTTTAATTCCGGATGATTATGTAAAGAATATTTCAGAAAGACTTTCGTTATATACCCGTCTTGACAATATCAGTACAGAAGAAGAACTCACAAAATTTGAAAAAGAAGTAATTGACCGCTTTGGTCCGATGCCGTCTGTGGTTCAGGATCTTCTTAAAGCAGTTAGGCTGCGTTGGGAAGCTGAACGTTTGTATTTCGAAAAATTAACTTTGAAAAGCAATACATTGAAAGGCTACTTCGTTACTTCGCAGAATGATGCATTTTTTCAGTCTTCGAAATTCGGCCAGGTGATTGATTACGTGAAGAAACACCCGAAGCAAAGTTCGTTGAAAGACCAGAAAGGCAAGTTAATCCTGATTTGTGAAGACGTAAAAAGCATTGACCAGGCCAGGAATATTTTGATAGAAATGACCCAATAA
- the pnuC gene encoding nicotinamide riboside transporter PnuC, protein MIDWLNQTISLSGIITTPLEILGFLTGAICVYLNTRQNVLGWFFGIINAVLYVAVFWQVRLYADVGLQGYYFITSIYGWWLWLYGGKSHDGVVVTSTPVKLYPVFALIFVVVTLSWGFLLGRFTNASLTYADSALTIASLIAQWMMARKYLENWIIWIVADACYTAMYFYKDLHLTAILYFVFLVLAVMGYVQWKRDISAEVQGS, encoded by the coding sequence ATGATAGACTGGCTTAACCAAACCATTTCACTTTCCGGCATTATTACCACACCTTTAGAAATTCTTGGTTTTTTAACCGGTGCAATCTGTGTGTATCTGAATACACGTCAAAATGTTTTAGGATGGTTTTTCGGTATCATTAATGCTGTTCTATATGTTGCAGTATTCTGGCAGGTAAGGCTTTATGCAGATGTAGGATTGCAGGGCTATTACTTTATAACAAGTATCTATGGCTGGTGGTTGTGGCTGTATGGAGGAAAAAGCCATGATGGAGTTGTGGTAACCAGCACGCCAGTCAAATTATATCCTGTTTTTGCTCTCATTTTCGTAGTTGTAACATTGTCATGGGGATTCCTTCTGGGAAGATTTACCAATGCAAGCCTCACTTATGCAGATTCGGCATTAACAATTGCCAGCCTGATTGCACAATGGATGATGGCACGCAAATATCTGGAAAACTGGATTATATGGATCGTGGCTGATGCGTGTTATACGGCCATGTATTTTTACAAAGACCTGCACCTGACAGCCATTTTGTATTTCGTATTTCTGGTTTTGGCAGTGATGGGTTATGTGCAATGGAAACGGGACATTTCGGCTGAAGTTCAAGGTTCATGA
- the gldJ gene encoding gliding motility lipoprotein GldJ, translating into MHKIGIRSIALILIVLLAATAYSKKKRPTSLKPGKESSKTGLAYNGKDGFEVKQYKALPAGPDLIYIEGGRFTMGSLEEDVMGRRDNPKRTISIQSFYMDQTEVANVHYLEYLNAVQRDSSEEFYSKALPDTAVWFNELSFNDSYVTMYLRHPGFRLYPVVGVSWVQANDYCEWRTAAVSQANNAAGSTSGKKKKGFSFGKKKKAAAAAEAETVASGPAPQLRIESGYVMPPYRLPTEAEFEYAAMAMIGTQYSDENQTNQRIYPWDGSTMRQPRGRKQGTMLANFKRGPGDYAGIAGKSNDGAIITQEIRSYPANDFGLYDMAGNVSEWVYDVYRPLSNSDVNDLNAFRRNGYQDEAKSYDTKNSNSLVNDNLRVYKGGSWSDVAYWLSPGTRRYMDQDSATAMVGFRCAMIATGSQK; encoded by the coding sequence ATGCATAAGATAGGTATCCGGTCGATCGCGCTGATTCTGATTGTGTTATTAGCTGCTACAGCCTATAGTAAAAAGAAAAGGCCAACCAGCTTAAAACCTGGTAAAGAAAGCTCCAAAACAGGTTTGGCGTACAATGGCAAAGATGGTTTCGAGGTAAAACAATATAAGGCTTTACCTGCCGGTCCGGATTTGATTTATATTGAAGGCGGCCGGTTTACAATGGGTTCTCTGGAAGAAGACGTGATGGGAAGACGCGATAATCCAAAACGTACGATCAGTATCCAGTCATTTTATATGGATCAGACAGAGGTGGCTAATGTCCATTATCTGGAATATCTAAATGCTGTTCAAAGGGATTCATCAGAAGAATTTTATAGCAAAGCACTTCCCGATACAGCCGTATGGTTCAACGAATTGTCTTTTAACGACTCTTACGTAACCATGTATCTACGTCACCCTGGTTTCCGTTTATACCCTGTTGTGGGTGTGTCGTGGGTACAGGCCAACGATTATTGCGAATGGCGTACCGCGGCAGTTAGTCAGGCTAACAACGCTGCCGGATCAACATCAGGCAAAAAGAAAAAAGGATTTTCATTTGGCAAGAAAAAGAAAGCAGCCGCTGCCGCAGAAGCTGAAACAGTTGCAAGCGGACCAGCTCCCCAGCTTCGCATAGAAAGCGGATATGTAATGCCTCCTTACCGTCTTCCAACAGAAGCAGAATTTGAATATGCTGCAATGGCAATGATCGGAACTCAGTATTCTGACGAAAATCAGACGAACCAAAGAATTTATCCATGGGATGGTTCTACAATGCGTCAGCCACGTGGCCGCAAACAAGGAACAATGTTAGCCAACTTCAAACGTGGACCTGGTGATTACGCTGGTATTGCCGGAAAATCGAATGATGGTGCCATTATTACTCAGGAAATCAGATCTTATCCCGCCAATGATTTCGGCCTTTACGATATGGCTGGAAACGTAAGCGAATGGGTATATGACGTTTACCGTCCCTTGTCTAACAGTGATGTGAACGATTTGAATGCATTCCGTCGTAATGGCTATCAGGATGAAGCGAAGAGTTATGATACTAAAAATTCTAACTCTTTGGTAAATGACAATTTAAGAGTTTACAAAGGCGGTTCATGGTCTGATGTTGCATACTGGTTATCTCCGGGAACGCGCCGTTATATGGACCAGGATTCAGCAACAGCAATGGTAGGTTTCCGTTGCGCTATGATTGCTACCGGAAGTCAGAAATAA
- a CDS encoding barstar family protein, with amino-acid sequence MKNAHFLLTKSAASVKKSFLGAFIGIVDGAKATSMKDFHEQIGTAMKFPDYSGKNLDALDEMLNDLEWIKEQKVIIYINNSADWLSRERSEERILSVLDIFGATAEDWKWMDEEEDIAKKELHIIFDDSSRIRTLLEEQEIPFGEVE; translated from the coding sequence ATGAAAAACGCACACTTTCTTTTGACAAAAAGCGCGGCTAGTGTTAAAAAATCTTTTTTGGGTGCTTTTATAGGCATAGTTGATGGCGCAAAGGCAACTTCCATGAAAGATTTTCATGAACAGATCGGAACTGCCATGAAATTCCCGGATTATTCAGGGAAAAATCTGGATGCTTTGGATGAAATGCTGAACGATCTGGAATGGATTAAAGAGCAAAAAGTAATAATTTATATCAATAATTCAGCTGACTGGCTTTCCAGAGAAAGGTCAGAAGAGCGTATACTTTCAGTTTTAGACATATTTGGCGCCACTGCCGAAGACTGGAAATGGATGGACGAAGAAGAAGATATAGCCAAAAAAGAACTCCATATCATTTTCGACGATTCATCGCGTATCAGGACTTTGCTCGAAGAACAGGAAATTCCTTTTGGAGAAGTGGAATGA
- a CDS encoding serpin family protein — protein MNKILKNSFIIPALLTGALLFACTNDGVTPVDEVNPVVIPENIAAGTTAFAFDFFKNMQETQPAEENLFISPLSLHMAMGMLLNGSESETANEILKTLKMEGVSLADLNKAYKTLLDELPLADSKVNLGLANSAWYRNDFQVETDFQNVLRTSFDAEVTGLPFDDAAKTKINNWASDKTNGRIKKVLDEISPEHVMFLLNALYFKGDWKTKFDASKTLDTPFYLQNGTQKTVKMMYAKSDFKVAGGEKYNALQLPYANGQFNMTLLIPQGQNTVGSVISGLTPQDWNNLQTTRLIKTGVNAGLPRFTLEYAAKLNNTLNKMGINKVFTDAAELGKINKTADLFVDFVKQNTYLNIDEKGTEAAAVTTIGIGLTSANPNEPKYICDRPFVLIISEKTSNTILFMGRIMNPESK, from the coding sequence ATGAATAAGATCCTTAAAAACAGTTTTATAATTCCCGCTCTGCTAACAGGAGCGTTGTTATTTGCCTGCACCAACGACGGCGTAACGCCTGTTGACGAAGTTAATCCGGTGGTAATTCCTGAAAATATTGCCGCCGGAACAACAGCTTTCGCTTTCGATTTCTTTAAGAACATGCAGGAAACCCAGCCTGCAGAAGAAAATTTATTCATATCTCCATTGAGCCTGCATATGGCAATGGGCATGTTGCTGAATGGTTCAGAAAGCGAAACCGCCAACGAAATCCTCAAAACCTTAAAAATGGAAGGTGTTTCTCTTGCTGATCTGAACAAGGCATACAAAACGCTTCTGGATGAATTACCACTGGCAGATTCTAAAGTAAACCTGGGTTTGGCTAATTCTGCCTGGTACCGTAATGATTTTCAGGTAGAAACAGATTTTCAGAATGTGCTACGCACTTCATTTGATGCCGAAGTAACCGGTTTGCCTTTTGATGATGCGGCAAAAACGAAAATCAACAATTGGGCGAGCGACAAAACCAATGGCAGGATCAAAAAAGTACTTGATGAAATCAGTCCCGAACATGTCATGTTTCTGTTGAACGCATTGTATTTTAAAGGTGATTGGAAAACAAAATTTGATGCTTCCAAAACACTGGATACACCATTTTATCTGCAAAACGGAACACAGAAAACCGTTAAAATGATGTATGCCAAATCAGATTTTAAAGTAGCAGGCGGAGAAAAATACAATGCCCTGCAATTACCTTATGCAAACGGGCAATTCAATATGACCCTGCTGATTCCACAAGGCCAGAACACAGTTGGTTCAGTCATTTCCGGGCTTACTCCGCAGGATTGGAATAATCTTCAGACAACTCGTTTAATAAAAACCGGAGTAAATGCAGGCCTTCCGCGTTTTACCCTCGAATACGCTGCAAAGCTGAATAATACCCTGAATAAAATGGGAATAAACAAGGTTTTCACAGATGCTGCGGAACTTGGTAAAATTAATAAAACCGCAGATCTGTTCGTCGATTTTGTAAAACAGAATACTTATCTGAACATAGACGAAAAGGGAACGGAAGCAGCCGCAGTGACAACTATTGGGATTGGCCTTACATCTGCAAATCCTAATGAACCCAAATACATCTGCGATCGCCCTTTTGTATTGATCATCAGTGAAAAAACTTCCAATACCATTCTTTTCATGGGAAGAATCATGAATCCGGAAAGCAAGTGA
- a CDS encoding RNA polymerase sigma factor gives MTFNEQDLVIGCKQRNRVAQKQLYDVFGGKLFAICLRYTKNRTDAEDVLQDAFIKIYENIESFRNDSPLEYWLRSIVVNTALNHLRQQKHFKDLDDIETYENGIADREITLGNFQMQQLMELVQELPPGCQLIFNLYAIEGYQHNEIAQKLGISEGTSKSQYARARGILQQKLNREKRFDDGSVRNKQL, from the coding sequence ATGACCTTTAACGAACAAGATTTGGTGATTGGCTGCAAACAGCGCAACCGTGTCGCTCAAAAACAACTATACGATGTTTTTGGGGGTAAGCTGTTTGCTATATGCCTCAGGTACACCAAAAACCGTACAGATGCCGAGGATGTGTTACAAGACGCTTTTATTAAAATTTATGAAAATATAGAGTCATTTCGAAACGATAGCCCGCTGGAATACTGGCTCAGGTCAATTGTTGTGAATACGGCTCTGAATCATCTCAGACAGCAAAAACATTTTAAGGACCTGGATGATATTGAAACGTATGAAAATGGTATTGCCGACAGAGAAATCACATTAGGTAATTTTCAGATGCAGCAGCTGATGGAGCTTGTTCAGGAGCTGCCGCCGGGTTGTCAGCTTATTTTTAACCTGTACGCTATTGAAGGTTATCAGCATAATGAGATTGCCCAGAAGCTGGGAATATCCGAAGGAACTTCAAAATCGCAGTATGCGCGTGCAAGAGGTATACTTCAGCAAAAATTAAATAGGGAAAAAAGATTTGATGATGGATCCGTCCGAAATAAACAACTTTGA
- a CDS encoding muconolactone Delta-isomerase family protein, which yields MSQYMVEIHLPAVMSEDFTAKIPAQRKKINEMMEQGRMMSYALSEDYSKLWCVVKAESEFEVMSLVSEFPLIDFMDPKISKLLFNNVVALRLPMFSLN from the coding sequence ATGAGCCAATATATGGTTGAAATACATCTTCCCGCTGTGATGTCGGAAGATTTTACAGCGAAAATACCTGCTCAGAGAAAAAAGATTAATGAAATGATGGAACAGGGGCGAATGATGTCTTACGCGCTGTCAGAGGATTATTCTAAACTTTGGTGTGTGGTAAAAGCAGAAAGTGAGTTTGAGGTAATGTCGCTCGTTTCCGAATTTCCATTGATTGATTTCATGGATCCTAAAATCAGCAAATTATTATTCAATAATGTAGTTGCATTAAGGCTTCCCATGTTCTCTCTGAACTAA